In Flavobacterium okayamense, a single window of DNA contains:
- a CDS encoding alpha/beta hydrolase, giving the protein MNLHYLIREPKKIKEQNPVLILIHGYGSNEEDLFSFASELPSEYYVISLRAPYDLQPYGHAWYAIHFDADANKFSDDEQAKQSRDLIASFIDEIVTKYPIDKNNINLIGFSQGAILSYATALSYPEKINKVIALSGYLNKNILVKDFASKNNQHQKFFISHGTVDQVIPVDWARKAAPFIQNLGLDVTYKEYPVGHGVAPQNFYDFRDWLNS; this is encoded by the coding sequence CCTCATACGCGAACCAAAAAAAATAAAAGAACAAAATCCGGTTTTAATCTTAATCCATGGTTACGGTAGCAATGAAGAAGATTTATTCTCATTTGCCAGCGAATTACCTTCAGAATATTACGTAATTTCTCTACGAGCTCCTTACGATTTACAACCTTATGGACACGCTTGGTATGCCATTCATTTTGATGCCGATGCTAATAAATTTTCAGATGATGAACAAGCCAAACAATCTCGCGATTTAATTGCTAGTTTTATTGATGAAATCGTAACTAAATATCCAATTGACAAAAACAATATAAATCTAATTGGTTTCAGTCAAGGTGCTATTTTAAGTTATGCCACTGCTCTATCTTATCCAGAAAAAATAAACAAAGTAATTGCTTTAAGCGGTTATTTAAATAAAAATATTTTAGTGAAAGATTTTGCATCAAAAAACAACCAACATCAAAAATTCTTTATTTCACACGGAACTGTTGATCAAGTGATTCCTGTTGATTGGGCTCGAAAAGCAGCGCCTTTTATTCAAAATTTAGGCTTAGACGTAACATACAAAGAATATCCAGTAGGACATGGAGTAGCGCCTCAAAATTTTTATGACTTTAGAGATTGGTTAAATAGTTAA
- a CDS encoding fasciclin domain-containing protein, translating into MKTNKILATLLVVTTLFLGTQMNAQSKEKTVEVGGAPMYPTKNIVENAVNSKDHTTLVAAVKAAGLVEALSSDGPFTVFAPTNSAFDKLPKGTVETLLKPENKEMLQTILKYHVAAGNWSAKDIMGAIKKGNGKYSFKTLSGGTLTAWMKGKDVYITDENGNNSKVTIADVFQKNGVIHVVDTVVLPKM; encoded by the coding sequence ATGAAAACCAACAAAATTTTAGCAACATTATTAGTTGTAACTACTTTGTTCTTAGGAACTCAAATGAATGCTCAAAGCAAAGAAAAAACGGTTGAAGTAGGAGGAGCTCCTATGTATCCTACTAAAAACATTGTTGAAAACGCAGTTAATTCTAAAGATCATACAACTTTGGTAGCTGCAGTTAAAGCAGCAGGTTTAGTAGAAGCATTATCTTCTGATGGACCTTTCACGGTTTTTGCTCCAACAAATTCAGCTTTTGATAAGCTTCCTAAAGGTACTGTTGAAACACTTTTAAAGCCAGAAAACAAGGAAATGCTTCAAACGATTTTAAAATACCATGTTGCAGCTGGAAATTGGAGTGCAAAAGATATTATGGGAGCTATTAAAAAAGGAAATGGTAAATATTCTTTTAAAACTTTAAGCGGAGGAACTTTAACTGCATGGATGAAAGGAAAAGATGTTTACATAACTGATGAAAACGGGAACAATTCTAAAGTAACTATTGCTGATGTATTTCAAAAAAATGGAGTTATACATGTTGTTGATACTGTAGTATTGCCAAAAATGTAG
- the tpx gene encoding thiol peroxidase — translation MATVTLGGNPIHTNGELPKVGDSLNDFILIQNDLSTASLNDFKGSKLVLNIFPSIDTGTCATSVRQFNEKASSLDNTKVLCISRDLPFAQKRFCGAEGLDNVINLSDFKEGSFGKNNGLEIVDGPLAGLHSRVVIVTDENGKILHTEQVSEIANEPNYEAALAVL, via the coding sequence ATGGCAACAGTTACTTTGGGTGGAAACCCTATACATACAAATGGTGAATTACCAAAAGTAGGTGATTCTTTAAACGATTTCATTTTAATCCAAAATGATTTATCTACAGCTTCTTTAAATGATTTTAAAGGTTCTAAATTGGTTTTAAATATTTTTCCAAGTATCGATACAGGAACTTGTGCAACTTCAGTTCGCCAATTTAACGAAAAAGCAAGTTCATTAGACAATACTAAAGTTTTATGTATTTCTCGTGATTTACCATTTGCACAAAAACGTTTTTGTGGTGCTGAAGGTTTAGATAACGTAATTAATCTTTCAGATTTTAAAGAAGGTAGTTTTGGAAAAAACAACGGATTAGAAATCGTTGACGGGCCTCTAGCTGGTTTACACTCTCGTGTTGTAATTGTTACCGATGAAAATGGCAAAATTTTACACACTGAACAAGTTTCTGAAATCGCTAATGAACCTAATTACGAAGCTGCTTTAGCTGTTTTATAA
- a CDS encoding diacylglycerol kinase family protein, translating into MKFQKDETLFTGRLKSMVFAAKGAFKLITTEHSVMVQSTVAVCMIIAGFYFGISKEEWLVQTLAMGLVLGIEGLNTAVEKIADFIHPDYHERIGFIKDIAAGAVFFAALTAIAIAAIIYIPYLG; encoded by the coding sequence ATGAAATTTCAAAAAGACGAAACTTTATTTACAGGTCGTTTAAAAAGTATGGTTTTTGCCGCTAAAGGCGCTTTTAAATTAATTACTACCGAACATAGCGTAATGGTACAAAGTACAGTTGCTGTTTGTATGATTATTGCAGGATTTTACTTTGGTATTTCCAAAGAGGAATGGTTAGTTCAAACACTTGCTATGGGATTAGTTCTAGGAATTGAAGGCTTAAATACTGCTGTTGAAAAAATTGCCGATTTTATTCATCCTGATTATCATGAAAGAATTGGATTTATTAAAGATATAGCTGCTGGCGCTGTCTTTTTTGCTGCATTAACAGCTATTGCAATTGCTGCAATAATTTATATTCCGTATTTAGGATAA